One Solibacillus sp. R5-41 DNA segment encodes these proteins:
- a CDS encoding TetR/AcrR family transcriptional regulator yields MEPGLTKDEKKKKKRSTILNAAIKLYSENGFAETKVAEIAKEAGVSFGTVFTYFDSKEALYESAILEPLEEIKPYFIEIEEHFKGEPLEVVKEMIDCHVQLFSMRSEYLRLIQQVLARPDRFPKLFKELNDFVNAFIDSIHPVIEAGQRLGYFYEESPSLVAESYLSILNGMRLTFIDEYTNLMWKDITIQALRLFGPISNK; encoded by the coding sequence ATGGAACCTGGACTTACTAAAGATGAAAAAAAGAAAAAAAAAAGATCTACTATCCTAAACGCTGCAATTAAATTATATAGTGAGAATGGTTTTGCAGAGACAAAAGTTGCCGAAATAGCAAAAGAAGCAGGAGTTAGCTTTGGTACCGTATTTACGTATTTTGATTCAAAAGAAGCACTTTATGAATCAGCAATTTTGGAACCATTGGAGGAAATCAAACCATATTTTATTGAGATAGAAGAACACTTTAAAGGTGAGCCTCTTGAAGTTGTGAAAGAAATGATAGATTGCCATGTACAACTCTTTTCAATGAGAAGTGAATACCTACGTCTAATTCAGCAGGTTCTTGCGAGACCCGATCGATTTCCAAAGCTTTTTAAAGAACTAAACGATTTCGTAAATGCATTTATAGACAGTATTCATCCGGTTATTGAAGCAGGGCAAAGGCTAGGTTACTTTTATGAAGAATCACCTTCATTAGTTGCTGAGTCGTACTTATCCATCTTAAATGGAATGCGTTTAACGTTTATTGATGAATATACAAACTTGATGTGGAAGGATATAACGATACAAGCCCTGAGATTATTTGGACCTATCTCTAATAAATAA
- a CDS encoding MFS transporter translates to MKLRDIHPNVKLRLAMQFLGSIISMAVIPFLAIYFTQKIGATKTGIILIIIVISGIIGGFMGGHISDKIGRRKIMIYSELGILLSYLFIALCNSPWFNLPYITAAFFIINMFFGGMFQPAAQAMIIDVTNSESRKLVFTISYWLGNLSTAIGGIIGAFLFKNHLFELFIGISLISLLSVFMTVFFITETYTPLPSSKSSNYKKKFSSIEMFQTYSTVLKDKLFMFYIFGAILIYSLEQSLTNYIGIRLEKDIPHHSASLFGIDFMLDGTKMLGILRTENTILVVLLSSVVLILFRNWSDRWTLVTGMLIFSICFSAFAFTNSVLFLFIAMFIGTIGELMYVPIKQAMLGELAPPNARSTYMAFNSLTFYGAMIVSSLLIIVGEWIRPIYMGGLLLILGLTGTFLYYIITITLESKVSEKNESKVPVSY, encoded by the coding sequence ATGAAATTGAGAGATATCCATCCCAACGTCAAACTTCGCCTGGCCATGCAATTTCTTGGTAGCATTATTTCCATGGCTGTTATACCTTTTCTGGCAATCTATTTTACTCAGAAAATCGGAGCTACTAAAACGGGTATTATTCTTATAATAATTGTGATTAGTGGGATCATTGGAGGGTTTATGGGGGGGCATATCTCAGACAAAATAGGCCGGAGAAAAATAATGATTTATTCTGAACTTGGTATATTGCTTTCGTATCTGTTTATAGCACTTTGTAATTCTCCTTGGTTTAACCTTCCTTATATTACCGCAGCATTCTTTATCATCAATATGTTTTTTGGAGGAATGTTTCAGCCTGCAGCACAAGCTATGATTATTGATGTTACTAATTCCGAATCGAGAAAGCTCGTATTTACAATTAGCTACTGGTTGGGGAATTTATCAACTGCTATTGGAGGAATCATTGGAGCATTTCTTTTTAAAAACCACTTGTTTGAGTTATTTATTGGGATTTCACTCATCTCTTTGTTATCTGTATTCATGACCGTATTCTTCATCACAGAAACCTATACACCGTTACCTTCATCTAAGTCTTCTAATTATAAGAAAAAATTTTCATCAATAGAGATGTTTCAAACCTATTCAACCGTTTTAAAAGATAAGCTGTTTATGTTTTATATTTTCGGTGCGATCTTGATCTATTCCTTGGAACAGTCTTTAACAAACTATATTGGGATTCGTCTTGAAAAAGATATACCCCATCATTCAGCTTCATTGTTTGGAATAGATTTCATGCTTGATGGCACAAAGATGCTGGGTATTCTCCGAACGGAGAATACAATTCTTGTAGTTCTCCTATCAAGTGTTGTATTAATCTTATTTAGAAATTGGAGTGATCGCTGGACTCTAGTTACAGGAATGTTGATCTTTTCTATATGTTTTAGTGCTTTTGCTTTTACAAACAGCGTGTTGTTTCTTTTTATTGCCATGTTTATTGGAACAATTGGTGAACTGATGTACGTTCCTATTAAACAGGCAATGTTAGGGGAACTTGCACCACCAAACGCTCGTAGCACCTATATGGCTTTTAATAGCTTGACTTTCTACGGAGCAATGATTGTATCTTCGTTGTTGATCATCGTTGGAGAGTGGATTCGCCCCATATATATGGGGGGATTGCTTCTTATTCTAGGGTTAACTGGTACATTTTTGTACTACATAATAACAATAACGCTAGAATCTAAAGTTAGTGAAAAGAATGAAAGTAAAGTACCTGTTTCTTATTAA
- a CDS encoding DMT family transporter: protein MNENRNAYIAATIYALIIGLSFMFVKVTLTVATPLDTLAHRFTIAWIAATVLFVLKKESIKVTKKDVLRIALLAIFYPTLFFAFQVFGLVHTSSSEAGIIQATLPIFTLIFASIILKETSTRSQKIAIGLSVLGVMYIMYMNGARGTNTSLIGTGLILLSALTASLYNVFARKLTQRYSLFAITYIMTLFGFIAFNGLALTNHVMNGTVHQFMQPFGHWDFVLAILYLGILSSLGTAYLSNYALSKIDASKMSVFSNFATLITILAGVIFLKEEFQLYHIVGSIIIIIGVVGTNYYGERGKSNEKI from the coding sequence ATGAATGAAAATAGAAATGCCTATATCGCAGCAACCATCTATGCACTCATTATCGGATTGTCATTTATGTTTGTAAAAGTGACATTAACGGTTGCAACACCGTTAGATACATTGGCTCATCGGTTTACCATTGCATGGATCGCAGCCACAGTGTTGTTCGTGTTAAAAAAGGAATCAATCAAAGTAACAAAAAAAGATGTACTGCGGATTGCCTTGTTAGCCATCTTTTATCCGACACTCTTTTTTGCTTTTCAAGTATTTGGGTTAGTGCATACATCTTCATCGGAAGCTGGTATTATTCAAGCAACATTACCAATTTTTACGTTAATTTTTGCAAGTATCATCTTAAAGGAAACATCTACACGTAGTCAAAAAATAGCGATTGGTTTATCAGTACTCGGTGTGATGTATATTATGTACATGAACGGGGCAAGGGGTACAAATACAAGTCTCATCGGGACTGGTTTAATTTTACTTTCAGCACTTACCGCCTCACTATACAACGTATTTGCTAGAAAGTTAACACAACGCTATTCGTTATTCGCTATCACATATATCATGACATTGTTTGGGTTTATAGCTTTTAATGGACTGGCACTGACAAACCATGTAATGAATGGAACAGTCCATCAGTTTATGCAACCTTTTGGTCACTGGGATTTTGTTCTTGCCATTTTATATTTAGGGATCCTATCGTCTTTAGGAACGGCCTATCTTTCAAATTATGCTTTATCAAAAATAGATGCATCGAAAATGAGTGTTTTCAGTAATTTTGCTACGCTCATTACCATTTTAGCAGGGGTCATTTTTTTAAAAGAGGAATTTCAATTATACCACATTGTAGGATCTATTATCATTATCATCGGTGTTGTTGGTACAAACTATTATGGTGAAAGGGGCAAATCAAATGAAAAAATATAG
- a CDS encoding PLP-dependent aminotransferase family protein — protein sequence MLKYESVYQLLLMQIQSGKFSTGAKLPSIRNLTGQYSCSKSTVLTALKKLEEQHIIYALPKSGYYVVDNHVFKTPFSTDIIDFASASPTLHAFPYKEFQHCINKAIDTYQEELFRYGTPKGWPPLIAEAKKLLESYQVFTHNEQIFITTGVQQALSLLSIMPFPNNRSTILVEQPSYHLYMDLLKTLQLPAIGIQRTANGIDLGRLEQIFHEEDIKFFYTMPRFHNPLGTSYGKKEKEAILQLADQYNVYILEDDYLADFEYNPKNDPLFADDYHDKVIYLKSFSKIMFPGLRVGLAVLPPSIIDMFQKYKMTTDIDSSMISQAALYLYLKNGLFEHNKTKISNIYHERAKILHQSIQDHIPNYESSSEIVMHSHIWLPKRVNLKSFVYHLHEEGIYLDSVERNYLDDFYHERILKLNVSNVDAHRIDEGIRKIASALKNPQNYFL from the coding sequence ATGCTTAAATATGAATCAGTCTATCAATTACTTCTGATGCAAATTCAATCTGGTAAATTTTCGACCGGTGCAAAACTACCATCCATTCGAAATTTAACTGGGCAATATTCTTGTAGTAAAAGCACGGTATTGACTGCTTTAAAGAAATTGGAGGAGCAACATATTATTTATGCTCTACCGAAAAGTGGTTATTATGTTGTGGATAATCACGTCTTCAAAACGCCATTTTCCACTGACATAATTGACTTTGCGAGTGCATCTCCTACTTTGCATGCATTTCCTTATAAAGAATTTCAACACTGCATAAATAAAGCAATTGATACCTATCAAGAAGAATTATTTCGCTACGGAACGCCAAAAGGTTGGCCGCCACTTATAGCAGAAGCTAAAAAACTGTTAGAATCTTACCAAGTATTCACGCATAACGAACAGATTTTCATCACTACAGGTGTTCAACAGGCCCTTTCTTTATTAAGTATTATGCCCTTTCCAAATAATCGTTCCACCATTCTAGTTGAACAACCAAGTTATCATTTATATATGGATCTGCTAAAAACCTTACAGTTACCAGCAATAGGAATTCAACGTACTGCGAATGGCATTGATTTAGGTCGACTAGAGCAAATATTTCATGAAGAAGATATTAAATTTTTTTATACAATGCCACGCTTTCATAATCCTTTAGGAACTTCATACGGTAAAAAAGAAAAAGAGGCTATTTTACAATTAGCAGATCAATATAATGTATACATTTTAGAAGATGATTATTTAGCAGATTTCGAATACAATCCGAAGAACGATCCCCTTTTTGCAGATGATTACCATGATAAAGTCATCTATTTAAAAAGTTTTTCAAAAATTATGTTTCCCGGGTTAAGAGTTGGATTGGCGGTTCTTCCACCTTCAATAATTGACATGTTTCAAAAATACAAAATGACAACGGATATCGACAGCTCTATGATTTCACAAGCCGCATTATATCTCTATTTGAAAAATGGTTTGTTTGAACATAATAAAACGAAAATCAGTAATATCTATCATGAACGCGCGAAAATTCTGCATCAATCAATACAAGATCATATACCTAACTACGAATCATCATCAGAAATTGTAATGCATAGTCATATTTGGTTGCCCAAGCGTGTGAATTTGAAATCATTTGTTTATCATTTGCATGAAGAAGGCATATATCTGGATTCAGTTGAAAGAAATTATTTAGATGACTTTTACCACGAACGGATTTTGAAGTTGAATGTTTCAAATGTTGACGCCCATCGAATTGATGAAGGAATTAGGAAAATTGCAAGTGCATTAAAAAATCCTCAAAACTACTTTTTATAA
- a CDS encoding GNAT family N-acetyltransferase: MITLQPMNQEEFKQYISYAIEDYAKDKIASGNWSKDEAIDLSRESFERLLPKDEKTENNHLLSIFHNDILIGMIWISQKATTNPSEGFIYDFVIIEQYQGQGYGKKAMKEAEIIAKELGMNKIGLNVFGHNKIARGLYEKMGYEITNITMAKTI, from the coding sequence TTGATTACATTACAACCTATGAACCAAGAGGAGTTCAAACAATATATCAGTTATGCAATTGAAGACTATGCAAAAGACAAGATTGCTTCCGGAAATTGGAGTAAAGATGAAGCGATAGACTTGTCGAGGGAATCATTTGAACGACTACTACCAAAAGATGAGAAGACCGAGAATAATCATTTATTGTCTATCTTTCACAACGACATCTTAATTGGAATGATTTGGATTTCGCAAAAAGCGACTACAAATCCTAGTGAAGGCTTTATATATGATTTTGTAATTATTGAACAATATCAAGGGCAAGGGTATGGTAAGAAAGCAATGAAAGAAGCTGAAATTATTGCTAAAGAGTTAGGTATGAATAAAATTGGTCTAAACGTTTTTGGTCATAACAAAATTGCACGTGGCTTATATGAAAAAATGGGTTATGAAATCACGAATATAACAATGGCTAAAACAATTTGA
- a CDS encoding NUDIX domain-containing protein, whose translation MIKMRIMTGAYLFNDSKLLMMKRSKERAIAPNLWTGIGGHVEANEHSSPEESCLREIFEETGIRSNEIEGLELRYIVLRRSKDEIRQHYIYFGNTSKINFINSDEGTLHWIDFSEVLNLKMPLTVKYMIEHFSNNPDEQSVFIGSVNHSKMEWSCLID comes from the coding sequence ATGATAAAAATGAGAATAATGACGGGGGCTTATCTTTTTAATGATAGTAAACTTTTAATGATGAAACGTTCTAAAGAAAGGGCAATAGCACCTAATTTATGGACTGGAATAGGTGGGCATGTGGAAGCCAATGAACATAGTAGTCCTGAAGAGTCTTGTTTAAGAGAGATTTTCGAAGAGACAGGAATTAGAAGTAATGAAATAGAAGGACTTGAACTCCGTTATATAGTACTGCGAAGAAGCAAAGATGAAATTCGCCAACACTATATTTATTTTGGAAATACATCAAAGATAAATTTTATTAATTCAGATGAAGGTACTTTGCATTGGATAGATTTTTCGGAAGTTTTAAACCTAAAAATGCCTTTAACAGTTAAATATATGATTGAACATTTTTCAAATAATCCAGATGAACAATCAGTGTTTATAGGGTCAGTTAATCATTCAAAGATGGAATGGTCTTGTTTGATTGATTAA